A DNA window from Pseudomonas wuhanensis contains the following coding sequences:
- a CDS encoding HNH endonuclease signature motif containing protein produces the protein MSKGDRLFRGPESHAAEKLSRDALAPFLNDRGYVVIDDERKRTGVAIQQFISLRTPDGQVLSMRVRLCWRRDGRNPNEKKYAAAQLAAHLRKGGWDATLEHITTRDTKRGLTHNLLVQRDEGAIIFAALIPIESLHAIWSRQREVSDDLQRRELKGRAKKNHAQNGTSPTLWLQDDRTPDGHEVADALWQWPGVIDLAKLTPHVVVDDTYDDCPAPYYSSLGRDEGERVPVLRSEVRRDPHVRRAVLERAGFACEREDCGKRREFPGFLDVHHILGAEKSDRVYNCVALCPCCHREAHYAPDADELNKQLLTYAKRFG, from the coding sequence GAGATGCACTCGCACCATTCCTGAACGATCGAGGCTACGTTGTCATTGACGACGAGCGAAAACGAACGGGCGTGGCCATTCAGCAGTTCATCAGTCTCCGCACTCCCGATGGCCAGGTACTGAGCATGCGCGTCCGACTGTGCTGGCGGCGCGATGGACGAAATCCCAACGAGAAGAAATACGCAGCGGCTCAGTTGGCGGCGCATCTGCGGAAAGGTGGATGGGATGCGACGCTGGAGCACATCACAACGAGAGATACGAAGCGCGGGCTCACTCACAATTTGCTCGTGCAGCGTGACGAAGGCGCCATTATCTTTGCCGCGCTCATTCCTATCGAAAGCCTCCATGCCATCTGGAGCCGCCAGCGCGAAGTCAGCGATGACCTGCAACGCCGTGAGTTGAAGGGACGAGCCAAGAAGAATCATGCTCAGAACGGCACCAGCCCGACTCTGTGGTTACAGGATGACCGGACACCTGACGGACACGAGGTGGCCGACGCACTGTGGCAGTGGCCGGGTGTGATCGATTTAGCCAAGCTCACTCCCCATGTAGTGGTCGACGATACCTACGACGACTGCCCGGCGCCGTACTATTCGTCTTTGGGTCGAGATGAAGGCGAGCGCGTGCCCGTGCTTCGCTCGGAGGTTCGTCGCGATCCGCATGTACGTCGAGCTGTACTCGAAAGGGCTGGGTTTGCGTGCGAGCGTGAGGATTGTGGCAAGCGCCGGGAATTCCCTGGCTTCCTGGATGTTCATCACATCTTAGGGGCCGAGAAATCAGACCGTGTATACAACTGCGTGGCCCTGTGCCCGTGCTGTCACCGCGAAGCGCACTATGCGCCAGATGCGGATGAACTCAACAAGCAGCTACTTACATATGCCAAGAGGTTCGGCTGA
- a CDS encoding asparaginase has protein sequence MDQPKLAIAALGGTVSMQARNAEEGVFPTISGETLLTSAPQIMTLARVTVETLGLLPSASLDFEFLLSVLSWANFQIKQGAVGVVITQGTDTLEETATFFDHLWDHDEPLVLTGAMRSAAQTGAEGPANLLDACRVALAENSRRRGVQVVMNGQIHQASVVRKTDSLALQAFSSPIFGPAGMLVEETVRYLRQPAQRRVLPLPKKTTQKIALLQATLSADTLLLENILELGYDGLVISAFGAGHLSKSWADIVEKIAERIPVIIATRTGSGSTAQSSYGFMGSEMDLIRKGASMAGFLCPRKARILLWLLMGCQRQAELARYLKEDIRFQN, from the coding sequence ATGGACCAGCCCAAACTGGCCATCGCGGCGCTCGGCGGTACAGTGAGCATGCAAGCCAGGAACGCCGAAGAAGGTGTTTTCCCGACCATCAGCGGCGAAACCCTGCTGACCTCCGCACCGCAAATAATGACATTGGCACGGGTCACCGTTGAGACTCTCGGGCTGCTGCCAAGTGCTTCACTGGATTTCGAATTCTTGCTGAGCGTCCTTTCCTGGGCAAATTTCCAAATCAAGCAAGGCGCAGTGGGTGTTGTCATCACTCAGGGAACTGACACCCTTGAAGAAACAGCAACATTTTTCGACCACTTGTGGGACCACGACGAACCGCTGGTGCTGACTGGTGCCATGCGTTCGGCTGCCCAGACGGGAGCCGAGGGCCCGGCGAATCTGTTGGATGCTTGCCGAGTCGCATTGGCTGAAAACAGCCGTCGGCGAGGCGTCCAAGTGGTCATGAACGGACAAATTCACCAAGCGAGCGTCGTCCGCAAAACCGATTCTTTGGCGCTGCAGGCGTTTTCCTCTCCCATCTTTGGTCCGGCAGGCATGCTGGTAGAAGAAACCGTCCGTTATCTACGCCAACCGGCCCAACGGAGGGTCTTACCCTTGCCAAAAAAAACCACTCAGAAAATTGCTCTGCTGCAAGCGACGCTTTCTGCTGACACCCTGTTATTGGAAAACATCCTTGAGCTGGGCTACGACGGGCTGGTGATCTCCGCTTTCGGCGCAGGACACCTCTCAAAGAGTTGGGCTGACATCGTGGAAAAAATCGCAGAAAGAATCCCCGTCATCATCGCGACCCGGACCGGTTCTGGCTCCACCGCACAATCTTCATACGGTTTTATGGGTAGCGAAATGGATCTGATCCGTAAAGGTGCATCGATGGCTGGCTTTCTCTGCCCGCGCAAAGCCAGGATTCTGCTTTGGCTGCTCATGGGCTGCCAGCGACAAGCTGAGCTGGCGCGCTACCTCAAAGAGGACATTCGATTTCAAAATTGA